Proteins encoded together in one Anopheles darlingi chromosome 3, idAnoDarlMG_H_01, whole genome shotgun sequence window:
- the LOC125954886 gene encoding protein Asterix — MTMLIDPRRAEKVQRYKQVDPANQGAGVGDDLMPDYMNILGMIFSMCGLMMKLKWCAWLALYCSCISFANSRISDDAKQVLSSFMLSVSAVVMSYLQNPTPMTPPWQSM, encoded by the exons ATGACCATGCTCATCGATCCTCGTCGTGCCGAGAAGGTGCAGCGCTACAAGCAAGTCGATCCTGCCAATCAGGGCGCCGGAGTCGGAGACGACCTGATGCCGGACTACATGAATATCCTCG GAATGATATTCTCGATGTGCGGTCTAATGATGAAGCTCAAATGGTGCGCCTGGTTGGCCCTGTACTGTTCCTGCATCAGCTTCGCCAACTCCCGGATCTCCGACGATGCCAAGCAGGTGCTGTCCTCGTTCATGCTGAGCGTCAGTGCCGTCGTGATGTCGTACCTGCAGAACCCAACGCCAATGACTCCTCCGTGGCAATCGATGTAA
- the LOC125954847 gene encoding ubiquitin thioesterase OTU1, with product MGFSLKLKTKTGQQHIVSKLTDTTTVGDLKTRITELTSIPGDALHVVLGFPPFKPLDFSNESSHLPAVGISNGDTLIVEEKSLTAEERQQLEAAKRLEDDEKLARELAAQSTEQGGILLKKVVPADNSCLFTSIGFVLTGKVDPENSRYMRQIIAATVNSDKQEYNEGILGRPNDEYCAWILQPESWGGAIEVSILSAYHGLEFDVVDITNAIINRFGEDKNYGMRAFLLFDGIHYDPLYLESTSGEPAKTIFPIEDNSVYLQAEQLAKEAKSSRQYTDVNKFTLKCIDCDCFLKGQTEAQQHAQKTGHINFGEV from the exons aTGGGGTTTTCGTTGAAGCTCAAGACCAAAACGGGCCAGCAGCACATCGTGAGCAAGCTCACAGACACGACCACCGTCGGTGACCTCAAAACGCGGATCACGGAGTTGACCAGCATTCCGGGCGATGCCCTACACGTGGTTCTCGGGTTTCCTCCCTTTAAGCCCCTCGATTTCAGCAACGAATCGAGCCACCTACCGGCCGTCGGCATCAGCAACGGCGACACGCTCATCGTGGAGGAGAAATCGCTAACGGCCGAGGAGCGCCAGCAGCTGGAGGCGGCCAAACGGCTGGAGGACGACGAGAAGCTTGCCCGAGAGCTGGCCGCTCAGAGCACGGAACAGGGAGgcattttgttgaaaaaagtGGTGCCGGCGGACAATTCTTGCCTTTTCACGAGCATAG GTTTCGTGCTCACGGGAAAGGTTGATCCAGAAAACAGCCGGTATATGAGGCAGATTATTGCCGCCACGGTCAACTCGGATAAACAGGAGTACAACGAGGGCATCCTGGGACGACCGAACGATGAGTACTGTGCCTGGATACTGCAGCCCGAATCCTGGGGTGGTGCCATCGAGGTTTCCATCCTGTCGGCCTACCACGGTCTAGAGTTTGACGTGGTCGACATCACCAACGCAATCATCAATCGATTCGGGGAGGACAAAAACTACGGAATGAGAGCGTTTCTACTGTTTGACGGTATCCACTATGACCCACTGTACCTAGAATCGACGAGT GGAGAGCCGGCGAAAACGATCTTCCCGATCGAAGACAACTCAGTGTACCTGCAGGCCGAGCAGCTGGCCAAGGAAGCGAAATCATCCCGTCAGTACACGGATGTGAACAAGTTCACGCTCAAATGCATAGACTGCGACTGCTTCCTGAAGGGCCAAACGGAGGCTCAGCAGCACGCCCAGAAGACGGGACACATTAATTTTGGCGAGGTTTAG
- the LOC125954852 gene encoding general transcription factor IIF subunit 2, giving the protein MSGPSEAIRVDKELDLSNAGRGVWLVKVPKYMANKWEKAPGNIEVGKLKIFKQSGQKTQVSLTLSDAVINIDPAEEIPRDHRLDVSVVTKQTLGVFSHAVTTTRDDPVPECEKQYMEGRIVQKLECRPYADNCYMKMKLESIRKASQPARQIKSLEKIVHNYKPVSDHKHNIEDRERKKAEGKKSREDKNAVLDMLFNAFEKHQYYNIKDLVKLTRQPISYLKEILKEVCDYNMKNPHKNMWELKKEYRHYKEDDKKEADAAKANSDSDSD; this is encoded by the coding sequence ATGTCGGGCCCTAGTGAAGCGATCCGTGTGGACAAGGAGCTGGACCTGTCGAATGCGGGCCGTGGTGTGTGGCTCGTGAAAGTCCCAAAATATATGGCCAACAAGTGGGAAAAAGCGCCCGGTAACATCGAGGTGGGCAAGCTGAAGATCTTCAAACAGTCTGGTCAGAAAACGCAGGTCTCGCTCACACTGTCGGATGCCGTTATCAACATCGATCCGGCCGAGGAAATCCCCCGCGACCACCGGCTGGACGTGTCGGTCGTGACGAAGCAGACGCTGGGCGTGTTTTCGCacgccgtcaccaccacccgggatGATCCGGTCCCGGAGTGCGAAAAACAgtacatggaagggcgcatcgTGCAGAAGCTGGAGTGCCGCCCGTACGCCGACAATTGCTATATGAAGATGAAACTCGAATCGATCCGGAAAGCCTCACAACCTGCCCGGCAGATCAAATCGCTGGAGAAGATCGTGCACAACTACAAACCCGTTTCCGATCACAAACACAACATCGAGGATCGGGAGCGCAAGAAGGCGGAGGGCAAGAAGAGCCGCGAGGACAAGAACGCGGTGTTGGACATGCTGTTCAACGCGTTCGAGAAACACCAGTACTACAACATCAAGGATCTGGTGAAGCTGACGCGCCAGCCGATCAGCTATCTGAAGGAAATCCTGAAGGAGGTGTGCGATTACAACATGAAAAACCCGCACAAGAACATGTGGGAGCTGAAGAAGGAGTACCGGCACTACAAGGAGGACGACAAGAAGGAAGCGGACGCGGCCAAAGCCAATTCGGATAGTGATAGCGATTGA
- the LOC125954840 gene encoding uncharacterized protein LOC125954840: MPGEFHEDISVSSTAKRLAKRNLSGPRRRQTLESFRKSSIDDGAVTAALLSVSNSFEAHSAETSVNKSSHQTLTDEEETSDNEVEITEDSENEQQDLVRHIRQPTLVITRRQRTPSLNGIDTIPFVAERIPTPPRPPVNDVENGNTFMSLVIVVAVLLIIVAGLFSGGSAKKKAAEPSCIHFDILESSYHSIDSTLWDSLDCSVRQATHTTARPKPGTFLFMHNGAPAVVSRFLENVTKITSDCFGGTAPIVLGSERFKQPDIASDFGVFVAEYAQALRERSVMVVRNLEDIPPKAAQAFHSICDPEEPLVSRALIYLTMDISTAPKALMESTGSSETAKAEKLLKQMWQDSLRPEVLDPLITRLTENVYRIV; the protein is encoded by the exons ATGCCGGGAGAGTTTCATGAAGATATTTCCGTGTCCAGCACTGCAAAAAGACTTGCAAAG AGAAATCTTTCAGGCCCGCGGCGCCGCCAAACTTTGGAAAGTTTTCGCAAATCTTCTATAGACGATGGTGCCGTAACCGCAGCATTACTTTCTGT ATCCAACTCGTTCGAGGCCCACAGTGCAGAGACCAGCGTAAATAAATCATCACATCAAACCCTcaccgatgaagaagaaacatcAGACAACGAGGTGGAAATTACAGAGGATAGCGAGAATGAGCAGCAGGATTTGGTGCGTCATATCCGGCAGCCTACACTAGTCATTACAAGACGGCAGCGAACGCCTTCCTTGAATGGAATTGATACCATTCCTTTCGTCGCAGAGCGTATTCCAACACCACCCAGGCCACCCGTGAACGATGTGGAGAACGGAAACACTTTCATGTCGCTGGTCATAGTGGTCGCTGTCTTGCTCATTATTGTTGCAGGATTGTTCTCCGGTGGAAGCGCCAAGAAAAAAGCAGCAGAACCGTCGTGCATTCATTTTGATATCCTGGAATCTAGTTACCACTCGATCGACAGTACACTTTGGGATTCGCTGGATTGCAGTGTACGGCAGGCGACGCACACCACGGCACGACCAAAACCGGGAACATTTCTATTTATGCACAATGGCGCACCGGCCGTTGTGAGCCGGTTCCTGGAGAATGTAACGAAAATTACGAGCGATTGCTTCGGTGGCACAGCACCGATCGTGCTCGGGAGTGAGCGCTTCAAGCAGCCGGATATTGCGAGCGACTTTGGTGTGTTCGTGGCCGAGTATGCACAGGCTTTGCGGGAACGCAGCGTGATGGTTGTGCGGAACTTGGAGGATATCCCACCAAAAGCAGCACAGGCTTTCCACAGTATTTGTGATCCCGAGGAACCACTCGTTAGCCGGGCACTAATCTATCTCACTATGGACATCTCGACGGCACCGAAAGCGCTCATGGAATCGACGGGTAGCAGTGAGACGGCCAAAGCTGAGAAGCTGCTGAAGCAGATGTGGCAAGATTCGCTTCGGCCCGAGGTACTCGATCCGTTGATAACGCGACTCACGGAAAATGTGTATCGCATAGTGTGA